A genomic segment from Capra hircus breed San Clemente chromosome 7, ASM170441v1, whole genome shotgun sequence encodes:
- the MPND gene encoding MPN domain-containing protein codes for MAAPEPLSPAGGAGEEAPDEDEDEAEAEDPERPGASGGARGGGGGGGAGPGSCGGPGGALTRRAVTLRVLLKDALLEPGAGVLSIYYLGKKFVGDLQPDGRIVWQETGQVFNSPSAWATHCKKLVNPAKKSGCGWASVKYKGQKLDKYKAAWLRRNQLHMTATAADESPASEVEEEEPLIEEEEEEVLTAASAEDKSRRPQGKGPSEPVHSEATPPGKRVENKIRVPVRYCMLGSRDSARNPRTLVEVTSFAAINKFQPFNVAVSSNVLFLVDFHSHLTRSQVVGYLGGRWDINSQMLTVVRAFPCRSRLGDAETAATVEEEIYQSLLLRGLSLVGWYHSHPQSPALPSLQDIDAQMDYQLRLQGSSNGFQPCLALLCSPYYSGNPSPESKISPFWVMPPPEQRPSDYGIPMDVEMAYVQDNFLTNDILHEMMLLVEFYKGAPDLVRFQETWNQEHTYLDKLKISLASRMPKDQGLGHMLEQVYSLLKQGN; via the exons ATGGCAG CTCCGGAACCGCTGTCCCCCGCGGGCGGCGCGGGCGAGGAGGCGCCGGATGAAGACGAGGACGAGGCGGAGGCCGAGGACCCGGAGCGGCCAGGGGCATCGGGAGGCGCGCgcggcggcggaggcggcggcggggcgGGACCGGGGAGCTGCGGTGGGCCAGGGGGCGCGCTCACTAGGCGCGCGGTCACGCTGCGGGTGCTCCTCAAAGACGCGCTGCTGGAGCCGGGCGCCGGAGTGCTGTCCATCTATTACCTG GGGAAGAAGTTCGTGGGAGACCTGCAGCCTGATGGAAGGATTGTGTGGCAGGAAACAGGCCAGGTGTTCAACTCACCCAGCGCCTGGGCCACCCATTGCAAGAAGCTGGTGAACCCGGCCAAGAAGTCTGGCTGTGGCTGGGCCTCTGTCAAATACAAGGGCCAGAAACTGGACAAGTACAAAGCTGCTTGGCTCCGGCGAAACCAGCTCCATATGACTGCAACTGCCGCTGATGAG AGCCCGGCCAGCGAAGTAGAGGAGGAGGAGCCGCTgatagaggaagaggaggaggaggttcTGACAGCAGCCTCAGCGGAGGACAAGAGTAGGAGACCACAAGGGAAGGGCCCCTCGGAGCCTGTCCACTCGG AGGCCACGCCCCCAGGGAAAAGGGTGGAAAACAAGATCCGGGTGCCGGTGCGCTACTGCATGCTGGGAAGTCGTGACTCGGCCAG GAACCCGCGCACCCTGGTGGAAGTAACGTCTTTCGCAGCTATCAACAAGTTCCAGCCATTCAACGTGGCCGTCTCCAGCAACGTGCTGTTCCTGGTG gacTTCCACAGCCACCTGACACGCAGCCAGGTCGTGGGGTACCTGGGGGGCCGCTGGGACATCAACAGTCAGA TGCTCACGGTGGTTAGAGCCTTCCCCTGTCGGAGCCGGCTCGGGGACGCGGAGACCGCGGCCACCGTGGAAGAGGAG ATCTACCAGAGCCTGCTCCTGCGCGGCCTGTCCCTGGTAGGCTGGTACCACAGCCACCCGCAGAGCCCGGCGCTACCGTCGCTGCAGGACATCGACGCGCAGATGGACTACCAGCTACGGCTGCAGGGCTCCAGCAACGGTTTCCAGCCCTGCCTCGCCCTGCTCTGCT CTCCTTACTACTCTGGCAACCCCAGCCCAGAGTCCAAGATCTCACCCTTCTGGGTGATGCCGCCCCCTGAG CAAAGGCCCAGTGACTACGGCATCCCCATGGACGTGGAAATGGCCTATGTCCAGGACAACTTCCTGACTAATGACATCCTCCATGAGATG ATGCTGCTGGTGGAGTTCTACAAGGGTGCCCCTGACCTTGTGAGGTTCCAGGAGACCTGGAACCAGGAGCACACCTACCTGGACAAGCTGAAG ATCTCCCTGGCCAGCAGGATGCCCAAGGACCAGGGCCTAGGCCACATGCTGGAGCAGGTTTACAGCCTCCTCAAGCAGGGGAACTGA
- the SH3GL1 gene encoding endophilin-A2 yields the protein MSVAGLKKQFYKASQLVSEKVGGAEGTKLDDDFKEMEKKVDVTSKAVTEVLARTIEYLQPNPASRAKLTMLNTVSKIRGQVKNPGYPQSEGLLGECMIRHGKELGGESNFGDALLDAGESMKRLAEVKDSLDIEVKQNFIDPLQNLCDKDLKEIQHHLKKLEGRRLDFDYKKKRQGKIPDEELRQAMEKFEESKEVAETSMHHLLETDIEQVSQLSALVDAQLDYHRQAVQILDELADKLKRRMREASSRPKREYKPKPRELLDLGEPEQSNGGFPCAAAPKITASSSFRSSDKPIRTPSRSMPPLDQPSCKALYDFEPENDGELGFHEGDIITLTNQIDENWYEGMLDGQSGFFPLSYVEVLVPLPQ from the exons CTGGTCAGTGAGAAGGTCGGAGGAGCAGAAGGGACCAAGCTTGACGATGACTTCAAAGAGATGGAGAAG AAGGTGGATGTCACCAGCAAGGCTGTGACAGAAGTGTTGGCCAGAACCATTGAGTACCTGCAGCCCAACCCAG CCTCTCGGGCCAAGCTGACAATGCTCAACACGGTGTCCAAGATCCGAGGGCAGGTGAAGAACCCTGGCTACCCACAGTCGGAGGGCCTGCTGGGCGAGTGCATGATCCGCCATGGGAAGGAGCTGGGCGGCGAGTCCAACTTTG GTGACGCCCTGCTGGATGCCGGGGAGTCCATGAAGCGCCTGGCTGAGGTGAAGGACTCCCTGGACATTGAGGTCAAGCAGAACTTCATCGACCCTCTGCAGAACCTGTGTGACAAGGACCTGAAGGAGATCCAG CACCACCTGAAGAAGCTGGAGGGCCGCCGCCTGGACTTCGACTACAAGAAGAAGCGGCAGGGCAAAATCCCCGACGAGGAGCTGCGCCAGGCCATGGAGAAGTTCGAGGAGTCCAAGGAGGTGGCGGAGACCAGTATGCACCACCTCCTGGAGACTGAT ATCGAGCAGGTGAGCCAGCTCTCTGCCCTGGTGGACGCCCAGCTGGACTACCACCGGCAAGCCGTGCAGATCCTGGATGAGCTGGCTGACAAGCTCAAGCGAAG GATGCGGGAAGCCTCCTCACGCCCCAAACGAGAGTATAAGCCCAAGCCACGGGAGCTCCTGGACCTCGGAGAGCCTGAGCAGTCCAACGGGGGCTTCCCCTGTGCCGCGGCCCCCAAAATCACAG CTTCATCATCTTTCCGATCTTCTGACAAGCCCATCCGGACCCCCAGCAGGAGCATGC CACCCCTGGACCAGCCGAGCTGCAAGGCCCTATACGACTTCGAGCCTGAGAACGATGGGGAGCTGGGCTTCCATGAGGGCGACATCATCACGCTGACCAACCAGATCGATGAGAACTGGTACGAGGGCATGCTGGACGGCCAGTCAGGCTTCTTCCCCCTCAGCTACGTGGAGGTGCTGGTGCCGCTGCCCCAGTGA